The Sphaerodactylus townsendi isolate TG3544 unplaced genomic scaffold, MPM_Stown_v2.3 scaffold_1170, whole genome shotgun sequence genome segment aCAGTGGGGTTGGGGTGCCTGACTGGACAGGTGAGCCTGCAGTGGACTCACCTGGGCAGACTGAACTGGGTGGTGAGGCtacctcaggggtagggaacctgcggctctccagatgttcaggaactacaattcccatcagcctctgtcagcatggccaattggccatgctggtaggggctgatgggaattgtagttcctgaacatctggagagccacaggttccctacccctgggctacctGGACCGACTCAACAGGCCaaatcagttggggggggggggttgcctcatcTGGCTCATGggctgataaaccctctcaaggggCTTGATCTGGCTCCCAGGCCACATGTTTCACACTCTtgccctatgggattgccataagtcagctgtgacttgacagcaaaaaaataataatttacagGGGGAAATGGTAAAAAGACTAACTGTGtcaagggagccagtgtggtaaagtGGGTAAGGTGGTTGATTTCTATTCCCCctcgtgccatggaagcttgccgggagatcttgggccagtcagtcatatactctcagccccAAACCTGGCTAATATTCCAATGAGAGATTTCCCATGAAATTAGCAGGGTaatatggaagcaggcaatggtaaactatctccggatgtctcttgccttgaaaatatggggttgccataagtcaggtgtgacttgaaagaggggaaaggggaattgTGTCTGAGAATGTTTTAAGCAAAAGTTATTCAATGGCTGTACAAGACCTTTGTAAGTTTCTGTCGTTACCTTGGGAACATCTACTTAGTTGAGAACTTAAGCAATCCGTCACTGCCACCATTGCTTAAACCACGACTTACATATTGCCTTTTTTTGAGCTGCACCAGCTCTGTGGGACTGAcagacaggttaaaaaaaaacacacaaaacctaCGTAATGCTTTTGTTAGCTTTAGTGTGATCAACCCACCATGGAGGTTTTCACCGTTTCTAGTTGACCTGATGAGGAaacaaaaaggagaaggaggggggaaagtacTGTGTTTGGAAATCCTCAATGAAGCTTTACTCTGCTGATGGTGGCGTCCATGGCACTCCACCGCCCTAGAGACTCCGGTGAGTCATCTTTTCTGTCCACATGCGTTTGATTTGAACGtggcgcctcctctccaaaaacCCGGCCTTCGTACCGTGCTGCCCAGTTTCCCTGTTTAACCTTAGGGCGTCCTGTTTATTAAATGCATTCAAATGTCCTCTCTAAAGTCAGCTGAGGGGCGTTAACTCTGCTCCCCCGTCACTCACTCCTGCAACCCGCGAGCCAGAGAATTGCAGGCAAAGGGGAGCTCCTGCTGCCACCCGCTAGCTGGCTTTTTAATCGCTCTGCCCAGCCGGCGACTGGCGATTTCCCCGTCGCTCCTGGTCCGAGCGGGGCGTTGAAGAGCTGCCGCCAAGCGACTGCCGCGGGGGAGGGACGGAGGTAGCCGGGCTTCCAGCGTGAGGCTGTCATGGCGTCGACGCGGTTGCCTCCGATCACGCTGACTCTGAAGCAGGTAGAGCAGGAGCCGACCACAGACCCGGCCTGCCCCCAACTTCTGCTTTGGCGTCTCGCGCTGGGTGCTGCTGCTATATTAATAACCCAGTCGCCATTGTTATTATTTGAGAGACTGGGCATTGTTGGCGATGGGGAGAAGGAGATTGAAGGCCTAGcaatgacttgggggggggggggggggggctgtgcaggaatgaataaataatgcttTGCCGGGGTGGGCGCTGAGATGCCGCCTTTTTTCTGGGCAGTGTTCTTGCTAGGTTTGCCCGAACGGCAGGCGGAGCTTCCCTGGGATCACGCGCCAGCCATTGTTGCTGAAGTGAATGTCCCGGTAGTGGGCGGCTCTGAAAGGCACCAATTCActgaggagagagaaaacagcAGATCCACACCGATTTCCTCTTCCATTGCTGTAGGTTGGGAAAGTCAGAAGCCATTGTAGTGTATTTTTATTTGCGGGAgagttgcctggagatctcccgctaatACGGTTAATCTGCAGAGTCCCTGGGACAGATGACTGctgtggaggatggactctatggcaataaagcctgctgagatccctccccaaatgctgtccTCAAATTCTGTCTTCCGCAGACTCCACCCTCTCAAATCTtgcaagtatttcccaacccagagctggcaatcctgttGCTAGGGTGTATTATTATCCTTCCAAAAAGCTCAGGTAGGGTACATATTCTTCACAGTTAACCCACATTATTTGTGAGGTAATTATGTTGTGAAAGAGATGGGCTGGCtcagtcacccagtaagtttcacaGTTGGCATTTGAACGCAGGTCTTGGTCCAGCATCCTCACTGTAGTGGTTCATGCATGAACCGTTCATCATGTGTGTAAGTGGCTGTCTTTGAAGGAATACACATGTATGTTAGGGTATATTTGATGTTtctatagaccaggggtgtcaaactcgcagccctccagatgttcatgaacttcaattcccatcagtccctcccaacatgagcattagcGATACTGGCAAGgaaattgtagttcttgaacatctggagggccgcgagtttgacacctgtgctgtagaggtTGTGTAGATTATCACAAGTAGTGTATGTGGAGTGATAGCTCAGTGATGGAGCCGCTGATGTTCTATGCAAAATGGCCATATTCAAGCTCCAGTGCTAAGAAACAAAGTCAGAATAGGCAATACTAAACCAACAGACCCTTTTGTATATTTGCATCAGTATTGTAGTATGTACAACCTATGTGAAGAGCTGATACATCATTTGATGTTTTAAAGTTCTTGAGAAGGCAGCAAGTTCTTCAGTTATACAGAAAAATTCTTCAGGCTATTCGTCAGGTACCCAGTGAAGCTGATCGTCATTATCTGAGAGACTGGGcaaggtcagaattcaaaagaaaTAAAGGTGCTACAGAAGAGGTGAGAAAAAGTCACATATAGTCCCATACACGTTTGCTAAGCTGATGCAATAAAACAAGTACTACGAACTATTATATTGTGAAAAAAGGTTCAACCAGACTTCCAAAACTGGTCAGGAGATGAATGAAAATAATTGTTGGTAGTGTCATGCTGCATATTGGAATATTGTGTTGTATGCAGGAGTTATAATGTGAAGCTCTGTTTATGATGTGGATATCCTTGTGGTAAGTGGATGTGTGCTTGATATAGACTATAGAGCAACTGTCAGGTGGAATTATTTTTGTGATCTCTTTGTAGGGACCATAACATATGGAATGCATGCTAGTTGTAATTGTTATTGTTAAATATCATACCCTTCATAGGCTGAGTGTTTTGCCACCCAGCATAGACACTTACATTTATTGCCTTACATGTGTCTACTAAACATACTTTTTATTTTGCAGGATACAATCAGGATGATGATTACTCAAGGGAACATACAGCTTCAAGAACTTGAGAGAACTCTGAAATTGGCAAAATCCTAGCCTTAATTGTGaaatacaatattattttaatgcaGCTTCCTCCAGAATACATTGGATGTGGAGGGACTTCTCAAAGAGCCAAAAAGTGTTGCTTATACAGACTGTTGTCAGTGAGAAAGCTGATCTTGATACGATTCGGCTATGATGGGCAGAAATCTGTAAAGAAATACTGGGAATGGACATTGGCTAAACTTGACTTAGACACATCAAAACACAACAGTGGATTGCTACCTCAAAAGTGTGGCTCATGCCTATGAAAAGCATGCTCAGAATGTAATCTACACTGTGGATTAACTGAGCTGCCAGATTGAAGAAACTCCATTGTTTGGTGTATTTGTCTTGCAAGTTGATGTCATGCAAATGTTGAGACTGATTTTTTGCTTCATGTATTGGTTATGTATGAAAGACAAAAAGCCTTGACTATGTACCACTGAAGGCTGAAGGTTTGCAGTGCTTTTAAGAACTGTTGCTACAGATGATTTCCACCTTGTAGAATATCTAAAAGGATTATTGAGCCAATGAGATTAAAACTCTTGACACAGTTTATGCAAGCCAATATGTTTTAATTCATTCCCATTCTGATATGCTACATGGCACAAATAATCCAGTAGAAACTGTACAGGTGTTTGCCGTATAAAACTATCACATCTGATCAGTAATAATTTAATTCCAGAATCATCAGTTATATGAATATACATTTTACACAGCACTTTGTATAAGTACATTCATGCTTAACAATGGATAATTGTGATAAAATGCAGAGATGAAGAAATAACTACTTAGCCCAAAGCCTCCAGTAAGATACAATGATCTAGATGTTGTCTGTATTTCCTCTAGCAAAGCAAAGTAGTCCCTCTCCACTAGAGAGATTTAAAAATCCTATGTATGATTGATTAATTATTATAAtgaagataaaaatattttaaaagaagcaataTTAATTACATATTTTGGTTAGGGGCAGCTAGACATGGAGATGGTCCAATAAGCAAAGAATACCTAATTGATCCTGGACAACTCAGAACTATTTGGAGCACAAAACTACAGACAATAATTGTTTGTTCCCCTAAT includes the following:
- the LYRM2 gene encoding LYR motif-containing protein 2, which translates into the protein MASTRLPPITLTLKQFLRRQQVLQLYRKILQAIRQVPSEADRHYLRDWARSEFKRNKGATEEDTIRMMITQGNIQLQELERTLKLAKS